A section of the Chiloscyllium plagiosum isolate BGI_BamShark_2017 chromosome 4, ASM401019v2, whole genome shotgun sequence genome encodes:
- the lypla1 gene encoding acyl-protein thioesterase 1 isoform X5, with translation MNFRMNMSSWFDIIGLSVDSVEDEGGIKNAAESVKAMIDLEVKNGIPSHRIILGGFSQGGALSLYTALTTHQKLGGVIGLSCWLPLRNSFPEAAANSPNKDIRALQCHGEADPIVPLAFGAFTAEKLKTIINPDNVIFKSYEGMMHGSCPQEMMDVKQFIEKHLPPIN, from the exons GTTTGATATCATTGGGCTTTCTGTGGATTCTGTGGAAGATGAAGGTGGAATAAAAAATGCAGCAGAAAGTG TTAAAGCAATGATAGACCTAGAAGTTAAGAATGGAATACCGTCCCATCGAATTATTTTGGGAGGATTTTCTCAG GGAGGAGCTCTGTCATTGTACACTGCTCTGACAACACATCAGAAACTTGGTGGAGTAATTGGCCTTAGCTGTTGGCTTCCACTTCGGAACTCTTTTCCAGAG gCAGCTGCTAACAGTCCAAACAAAGATATCCGTGCTCTTCAGTGTCACGGAGAAGCTGATCCTATTGTGCCTCTAGCATTCGGTGCTTTCACTGCTGAAAAATTGAAAACCATCATCAATCCAGATAATGTTATTTTCAAGTCCTACGAAGGCATGATGCATGGTTCTTGTCCCCAG GAAATGATGGACGTCAAACAATTCATTGAAAAGCATCTACCTCCAATCAACTAA